Proteins from one Deltaproteobacteria bacterium genomic window:
- a CDS encoding CoA pyrophosphatase — translation MRELLRERLEEREARKIDRESHAAVLVPIVSTPEGPELLLTRRTESVGTHRGQVAFPGGNAEPGDGSPEVTALREAEEEIGLPRASVELLGRLDAFPTVTNRTAVTPVVGWVEALPPLTPQDDEVARIFSIPFARLREAKGWRSQMVEHEGRTYPLYFFDWDGEVLWGLSAYITLALLDLTPEGAPFELPQARIR, via the coding sequence ATGCGTGAGCTGCTGCGAGAGCGCCTCGAGGAGCGGGAGGCCAGGAAGATCGATCGGGAGAGCCACGCCGCCGTGCTGGTGCCCATCGTCTCGACCCCGGAGGGGCCCGAGCTCCTGCTGACCCGCCGCACCGAGAGCGTCGGCACCCACCGGGGGCAGGTCGCCTTCCCCGGCGGCAACGCCGAGCCGGGGGACGGCAGCCCCGAGGTCACCGCCCTGCGGGAGGCCGAGGAGGAGATCGGGCTGCCCCGCGCCTCGGTGGAGCTCCTCGGCCGCCTCGACGCCTTCCCCACCGTCACCAACCGCACGGCGGTCACGCCGGTGGTCGGCTGGGTCGAGGCGCTGCCGCCGCTGACACCCCAGGACGACGAGGTCGCCCGGATCTTCTCCATCCCCTTCGCGAGGTTGCGAGAGGCGAAGGGGTGGCGCAGCCAGATGGTCGAGCACGAGGGGAGGACCTATCCCCTCTACTTCTTCGACTGGGATGGCGAGGTGCTCTGGGGACTCTCCGCCTACATCACCCTGGCCTTGCTCGATCTCACGCCCGAGGGCGCGCCCTTCGAGCTGCCCCAGGCCCGGATCCGCTAG
- the pruA gene encoding L-glutamate gamma-semialdehyde dehydrogenase, protein MIDARVKVPHPVNEPVLSYAPGSPERAALKAELARQSGEVLEIPMVIGGERVTTGEQRDAVMPHRHAHVIGRYHWGETSHMDQAIAAAQDAREAWMAMPLRARSAIFLKAADLLAGPWRQRINASTMLGQSKTAFQAEIDAACELADFFRFNAAYAEQIHGDQPGSVRGLWDQVDYRPLDGFVLAVTPFNFTSIAANLCAAPALMGNTVVWKPSLLAMHSAYQLMLLFEAAGVPPGVINLVTGDPASLVDRALESPDFAGLHFTGSTAVLKALFGKIGERLDRYRAYPRIVGESGGKDFIVVHPSAKDDLDAVATAIVRGGFELQGQKCSAASRCYVPRSMWPALKARLIEMVASLKMGDVADFRNFMGAVIGRAAFDRNAAYQEHARSSSGIEVVCGGNADDSVGYFVEPTIALVEDPQDKLMAEEIFGPIVGVHLYDDDAYEETLALCDATSPYALTGAVFSRDRGAIEIALRMLRHAAGNFYINDKPTGAVVGQQPFGGSRASGTNDKAGSAQNLLRWVSPRTIKETFVPPVAPGYPFMDAE, encoded by the coding sequence ATGATCGACGCACGCGTGAAAGTCCCCCACCCCGTGAACGAGCCCGTGCTCTCCTACGCGCCGGGCAGCCCCGAGCGGGCGGCCCTCAAGGCCGAGCTCGCCCGGCAGTCGGGCGAGGTCCTCGAGATCCCGATGGTGATCGGGGGCGAGCGGGTGACGACCGGCGAGCAGCGCGACGCGGTGATGCCCCACCGCCACGCCCACGTCATCGGCCGCTACCACTGGGGTGAAACCTCGCACATGGATCAGGCCATCGCCGCCGCGCAGGACGCGCGGGAGGCGTGGATGGCGATGCCCCTGCGGGCCCGCTCGGCGATCTTCCTGAAGGCCGCCGACCTGCTGGCCGGCCCCTGGCGCCAGCGGATCAACGCCTCGACCATGCTCGGGCAGTCGAAGACCGCCTTCCAGGCCGAGATCGACGCGGCCTGCGAGCTGGCCGACTTCTTCCGCTTCAACGCGGCCTACGCCGAACAGATCCACGGTGACCAGCCCGGCTCGGTGCGCGGCCTCTGGGATCAGGTCGACTACCGCCCGCTCGACGGCTTCGTGCTGGCCGTGACCCCCTTCAACTTCACCTCCATCGCCGCGAACCTCTGCGCCGCGCCGGCGCTGATGGGCAACACGGTGGTCTGGAAGCCCTCGCTGCTGGCGATGCACAGCGCCTACCAGCTGATGCTCCTCTTCGAGGCCGCCGGCGTGCCGCCCGGGGTGATCAACCTGGTCACCGGCGACCCGGCCTCCCTGGTGGACCGGGCCCTCGAGAGCCCGGACTTCGCGGGCCTGCACTTCACCGGCTCGACCGCGGTGCTCAAGGCCCTCTTCGGCAAGATCGGCGAGCGCCTCGATCGCTACCGCGCCTACCCGCGGATCGTCGGGGAGAGCGGCGGCAAGGACTTCATCGTCGTCCACCCCTCCGCGAAGGACGACCTCGACGCCGTGGCCACCGCCATCGTCCGGGGCGGCTTCGAGCTTCAGGGGCAGAAGTGCTCGGCGGCCTCGCGCTGCTACGTCCCCCGCTCGATGTGGCCCGCCCTGAAGGCGCGGCTGATCGAGATGGTGGCCAGCCTGAAGATGGGCGACGTCGCCGACTTCCGGAACTTCATGGGCGCGGTGATCGGCCGGGCGGCCTTCGACCGCAACGCCGCCTACCAGGAGCACGCCCGCAGCTCGAGTGGCATCGAGGTGGTCTGCGGCGGCAACGCCGACGACTCGGTGGGCTACTTCGTCGAGCCCACCATCGCCCTGGTCGAGGATCCGCAGGACAAGCTGATGGCCGAGGAGATCTTCGGGCCGATCGTCGGCGTGCACCTCTACGACGACGACGCCTACGAGGAGACCCTGGCGCTCTGCGACGCGACCTCCCCCTACGCCCTGACCGGCGCCGTCTTCTCCCGGGACCGGGGCGCCATCGAGATCGCCCTGCGGATGCTGCGCCACGCCGCCGGCAACTTCTACATCAACGACAAGCCCACCGGCGCGGTGGTCGGGCAGCAGCCCTTCGGCGGCAGCCGGGCCTCGGGGACCAACGACAAGGCCGGCTCGGCCCAGAACCTCCTGCGCTGGGTCTCGCCCCGGACGATCAAGGAGACCTTCGTGCCGCCGGTGGCGCCCGGGTACCCCTTCATGGATGCCGAGTAG
- a CDS encoding aconitase family protein, whose translation MANRRPTEIQLSGRILYLTGDPSLVRQQLESGETLPWDPARPRMDNISTDEITPGWVCFYYDETLGEYVYVGMREKAVQKDQVKSFGADVVVSGLSKGCGSSRETAPYAEVWAGVKLVIAETIEKIYGQNSVNVGLLTSTDFGLVPRILAGEKIPLSEFTRGMDPISTAIVEHGGLFPYNEARLAGEIAPPKIETAARPMTMVEKIVARHAIADAKTGALGIPAVKPGDALFVRTDVRFSHEYVTPMAASLFLQSLGEDARVSEPESVFAFRDHLTFLGQVMPEEQRKMGLLERADGLATTQQGFAEKQGIKLYGEVEGGGSEAICHNAILEDIGLPGQIILGTDSHTCTAGAFGAFAFGVGSTDMANAWYTRDVRVKVPETIKVHLKGQRRKGVTAKDVILLVMAQDYIKSGKGIGQVLEFCGPGLADLGMDERATLTNMAVEAGGFTGICEADEKTLEWLQWIRPGVDLEAARAGIVASDEDASYVHTVELDLGDIEPMVATPGDPRNGIPLSTLDAVEGGPVKIDIAYGGSCTGGKMEDMDLYASVLKAALAEGKKVAEGVDLFIQFGSQKIRKYAEEKGYIEVFEEAGAQLINPSCGACIRAGPGVSYSEETVSVSAINRNFPGRSGPGKVYLASPLVVAASAIAGHIVSPDALLA comes from the coding sequence ATGGCCAACCGACGACCCACCGAGATCCAGCTCTCCGGCCGCATCCTCTACCTGACCGGCGATCCCTCGCTCGTCAGGCAGCAGCTCGAGTCCGGCGAAACCCTCCCCTGGGACCCCGCGCGGCCCCGGATGGACAACATCTCCACCGACGAGATCACCCCGGGGTGGGTCTGCTTCTACTACGACGAGACCCTGGGCGAGTACGTCTACGTGGGGATGCGCGAGAAGGCGGTCCAGAAGGATCAGGTGAAGTCCTTCGGCGCCGACGTCGTCGTCTCCGGCCTCTCCAAGGGCTGCGGCTCCTCCCGCGAGACCGCCCCCTACGCCGAGGTCTGGGCAGGCGTAAAGCTGGTGATCGCCGAGACCATCGAGAAGATCTACGGGCAGAACTCGGTGAACGTCGGCCTGCTCACCAGCACCGACTTCGGGCTCGTCCCCCGCATCCTCGCCGGCGAGAAGATCCCGCTCTCCGAGTTCACCAGGGGGATGGATCCGATCTCGACGGCCATCGTCGAGCACGGCGGCCTCTTCCCCTACAACGAGGCGCGCCTCGCCGGTGAGATCGCCCCGCCGAAGATCGAGACCGCCGCCCGGCCGATGACGATGGTCGAGAAGATCGTCGCCCGGCACGCCATCGCCGACGCCAAGACCGGCGCGCTCGGCATCCCCGCGGTGAAGCCCGGTGACGCCCTCTTCGTGCGCACCGACGTGCGCTTCTCCCACGAGTACGTCACCCCGATGGCGGCCTCCCTCTTCCTGCAGTCCCTCGGCGAGGACGCGAGGGTCAGCGAGCCCGAGAGCGTCTTCGCCTTCCGGGATCACCTCACCTTCCTGGGCCAGGTCATGCCCGAGGAGCAGCGGAAGATGGGCCTGCTCGAGCGGGCCGACGGCCTGGCGACGACCCAGCAGGGCTTCGCCGAGAAGCAGGGCATCAAGCTCTACGGTGAGGTGGAGGGCGGCGGCTCCGAGGCGATCTGCCACAACGCGATCCTCGAGGACATCGGCCTGCCCGGGCAGATCATCCTGGGCACCGACTCCCACACCTGCACCGCCGGCGCGTTCGGCGCCTTCGCGTTCGGGGTCGGGAGCACCGACATGGCCAACGCCTGGTACACCCGCGACGTCCGGGTGAAGGTGCCCGAGACCATCAAGGTGCACCTGAAGGGCCAGCGGAGGAAGGGCGTCACCGCCAAGGACGTGATCCTCCTGGTGATGGCCCAGGACTACATCAAGAGCGGCAAGGGCATCGGCCAGGTGCTCGAGTTCTGCGGCCCCGGCCTCGCCGACCTCGGCATGGACGAGCGCGCCACCCTCACCAACATGGCCGTGGAGGCCGGCGGGTTCACCGGCATCTGCGAGGCCGACGAGAAGACCCTGGAGTGGCTGCAGTGGATCCGCCCGGGCGTCGACCTCGAGGCCGCCCGCGCCGGCATCGTCGCCTCCGACGAGGACGCCTCCTACGTGCACACCGTCGAGTTGGACCTCGGCGACATCGAGCCGATGGTCGCCACCCCCGGCGATCCCCGCAACGGCATCCCGCTCTCCACCCTCGACGCCGTCGAGGGCGGCCCGGTGAAGATCGACATCGCCTACGGCGGCTCCTGCACCGGCGGGAAGATGGAGGACATGGACCTCTACGCCTCGGTGCTCAAGGCCGCCCTGGCCGAAGGGAAGAAGGTCGCCGAGGGCGTGGACCTCTTCATCCAGTTCGGCTCCCAGAAGATCCGCAAGTACGCCGAGGAGAAGGGCTACATCGAGGTCTTCGAGGAGGCCGGCGCGCAGCTGATCAACCCCAGCTGCGGCGCCTGCATCCGGGCGGGCCCGGGCGTCTCCTACAGCGAGGAGACGGTGAGCGTCTCGGCGATCAACCGGAACTTCCCGGGCCGCAGCGGCCCCGGCAAGGTCTACCTGGCCTCGCCGCTCGTCGTCGCCGCCAGCGCCATCGCCGGCCACATCGTCTCTCCCGACGCACTCCTGGCCTAG